Below is a window of Patescibacteria group bacterium DNA.
CTTGAGGACGCAATAAAACGTGAGGTGCGAGAAGAAACAGGCATTGAAATAGAAGTTGAAAAATTTCTCACATTTCAAGAAATATTTTTCTATTACGAGCCGTTAGATGAAGCTTACCAGAATTTCTCCTTTTTTTATCTTTGTAAACCGATAACAACTGAGCTACTCGCTGATGACAAGGTTGATCAGGAAGAAGAATCAGAAAAACCACGTTGGGTGGATTTAAAATCGATAAAAAAAGA
It encodes the following:
- a CDS encoding NUDIX domain-containing protein, which translates into the protein MIPKEKLLFRPAGYAVVIDSDKVLLCNTKSTGKYWFPGGGVDLGEKLEDAIKREVREETGIEIEVEKFLTFQEIFFYYEPLDEAYQNFSFFYLCKPITTELLADDKVDQEEESEKPRWVDLKSIKKEEIQTGAEEIFQHLKEFYL